In Spirosoma aureum, a single genomic region encodes these proteins:
- a CDS encoding oxygenase MpaB family protein, with amino-acid sequence MNASTRTLWTDDFLNQKRLIGDPLADTTIGTIMNLGLKGELDQLFRLLTQNDSFVTLSAHKFQGFSSELVRAVEPFFEESGQLPAELGDPFELNTAADEFEDRMIPILLSLHCKSLPLSYACANGAKVLHQAGRMIVHDKSLKPFTRRLFETAQFVNNLMAKNGFEPTGNAIISVQKVRLMHAAIRFYTKLRPWDVGLFGEPINQEDLALGHQIFSSVIISGLRQLGIEVSDNQERCYLYLWQTVAHILGIQPDLVTQTQADGEYLLQRIMDRQAAPSDEGAALTYACIEFVDGKLQWSSIKHLTPRLMRFLIGDQYARMLQIPGTPAVAENADPEDFSLISTLFPRWDAVNESNLLLKSATRFILNSGLDVGLKAYNDTPQDQFFVPSSLSDYLNQKNAIPLSAGAEAQTLTMAIERFDALTKLLKHLNHPLGFFTIAGSHLTKQVADNIQKKAFVNHSSIGALYLKSVNRFFDEVNHVGKDEAVAGPWRVVFQSDQRLLTIDQHLLLPGYAYLAYDLIRVLTDNLPAQQQTGFKSDYQRIITLFTNIYMKLIEQLGRIHPDYGWLAGLTFEPARESAFATFRTEVTGAWSFTAQLSDLEADSTSTRLAHDLATATVADQIANPTDDSRQKLNELAERQFPVDQPDQTVAAKLDALLADEFH; translated from the coding sequence ATGAACGCTTCCACACGCACGCTATGGACCGATGATTTTCTGAACCAGAAACGGCTGATTGGCGATCCGCTGGCCGATACCACCATTGGAACGATTATGAATCTTGGTCTAAAAGGCGAATTAGATCAACTTTTTCGATTACTGACCCAAAACGATTCTTTCGTCACGCTTTCAGCACATAAATTTCAAGGTTTTAGCTCGGAGCTTGTGCGGGCTGTCGAGCCTTTTTTCGAGGAATCGGGTCAACTTCCGGCCGAGCTGGGCGATCCCTTCGAATTGAACACAGCCGCCGATGAATTCGAAGATCGCATGATACCCATTCTGTTGTCGCTTCATTGCAAATCGCTCCCGCTCAGCTATGCCTGTGCCAATGGAGCTAAAGTGCTGCATCAGGCTGGCCGCATGATCGTGCATGATAAGTCACTCAAACCCTTTACACGACGGCTATTCGAAACGGCTCAGTTTGTGAATAATCTGATGGCCAAAAATGGATTTGAGCCTACGGGTAATGCCATCATCAGTGTTCAGAAAGTGCGGCTTATGCACGCGGCAATTCGTTTTTACACCAAACTTCGGCCCTGGGATGTCGGCCTGTTTGGCGAACCCATCAACCAGGAAGACCTGGCACTCGGTCACCAGATTTTTAGTTCGGTAATTATCAGCGGGTTACGGCAACTTGGCATTGAGGTATCTGATAATCAGGAACGGTGTTATCTCTATCTATGGCAGACCGTAGCACACATCCTGGGAATTCAACCTGATCTGGTAACGCAGACACAAGCTGATGGTGAATATTTATTACAACGAATTATGGACAGGCAAGCCGCCCCTTCCGATGAAGGAGCTGCGCTGACCTACGCCTGCATCGAATTTGTGGACGGCAAATTGCAATGGTCGTCTATCAAGCATCTGACACCACGGCTGATGCGCTTCCTGATCGGTGACCAATACGCCCGGATGTTGCAAATTCCGGGCACACCAGCTGTTGCTGAAAATGCTGATCCAGAGGATTTCAGCCTGATTAGTACTTTATTTCCAAGATGGGATGCCGTCAATGAAAGCAATCTATTGCTTAAGTCGGCTACGCGGTTTATACTCAATAGCGGTCTCGACGTTGGGCTTAAAGCATACAACGATACCCCTCAGGATCAGTTCTTCGTACCGTCATCGCTCTCAGATTATCTCAACCAAAAGAATGCCATTCCTCTATCGGCCGGGGCCGAGGCTCAAACGTTGACCATGGCCATTGAACGGTTTGATGCTTTAACAAAGCTCCTCAAGCATCTGAATCACCCCCTTGGTTTCTTTACCATTGCCGGGAGCCACTTAACAAAACAGGTAGCCGACAACATTCAGAAAAAAGCATTCGTCAATCATTCATCGATCGGCGCACTCTACCTGAAAAGCGTTAATCGTTTTTTTGACGAGGTCAACCACGTTGGTAAAGATGAAGCCGTTGCCGGGCCCTGGCGCGTAGTATTTCAATCTGACCAACGACTACTCACTATTGATCAGCATTTGTTGCTTCCTGGCTATGCCTATCTAGCCTATGACCTGATTCGGGTATTGACCGATAACCTTCCAGCTCAACAGCAAACAGGCTTCAAATCAGATTACCAGCGCATCATTACACTATTCACCAACATCTACATGAAGCTCATCGAGCAGCTTGGCCGTATACATCCTGACTACGGTTGGCTGGCTGGCCTGACATTTGAACCTGCCCGCGAATCTGCATTTGCCACGTTCCGGACAGAAGTCACTGGCGCCTGGTCATTTACCGCTCAACTCTCTGATTTGGAAGCTGATTCTACGTCAACAAGACTTGCACATGATTTGGCGACGGCGACGGTAGCCGATCAAATTGCCAATCCTACTGACGACAGTCGCCAAAAATTAAACGAACTCGCTGAGCGTCAATTCCCCGTCGATCAACCTGACCAGACAGTAGCCGCTAAACTGGATGCTTTGTTAGCCGACGAATTTCATTAA
- a CDS encoding nSTAND1 domain-containing NTPase: MFPNRHAYLLGVQDYQDSKIPKLSTPINDINRLALILKERYNFTVTCIPNPTADQFRNVFNEDLKSLPTDAQVVIYYAGHGMTAQEYNLNQSDTEQGYLLPVDVVSNDNGEAPDLAISMEEIAHDLAELPFSQLLLILDCCYAGMFQQAAMRFTPQITLKRSDSKILELETPTASGSSTERAIAGSRVSRQVNKEEFNAFIGYKARQIFTSTAYDQKAKDSYMNVTLENGNSPFADKLCDALSSDQETVDSNDDIITLFELQNYMQPRLDPFQQVCCIFPFSGHDGGEFVFLNKYSKQLTTDKRRNPFMGLLDYESSDAPYYFGRRTVIDELTPLVLNNPFVVVVGASGSGKSSLVKAGILPKIESEPHLKVIRPGKNPMEGLANFSAHPEQFLVIDQMEELATQTNIYEQDKLLKNFFQEAFKLIDTQQVRGIIGTLRIEFIKPIKTAVEAIRPGFWQQYLVPTFSIEDLNDIILCPAELVKVFFQPEREVVGKIINDFRLYPNALPLLSLALDDLFSSTFRIDRTIRLADYKGIEAVLQKKEHVLKEIKTTDLELDQHDIDEFRKNLMIRFVSYQNGTYVRRRIPTINGELSFGQKYDQLAKRLINALAENRLVERIEPKLDSSSDAVKQEGHIELAHEALIFSWDEFRTSLLELGSDSLIRHNKLADDTTLYNPADPEPSLWTNSQMLALLSKADRSIDTMDFILGKYILRPILRRFGKTVRPPWTYFLIFEPFESVFGTINWLLTAEQNFLRASYKAAVGRRFGAVKTTLIAFSFLYVAQLMLSIYIGRRYEMNNQEKEMIRKTKDLKEKLEENTKDDINDKMKSAEALTYINAYAEALRKYSELDHFLADNTLLQKDSIRAKRAEISQKVKQTRSRQTAFNAITQLIKKADSLSQWPLLHPTSEMAESCLHNTYFKMAADRYVEASQYLNANKMLFRDKFFSQTWNELNRQTQNGLNISTIELKNLQRICLDVSAGFNLVNANTGNYTQQHSKYKKISQAIDDYLKQKKPKPKRN; encoded by the coding sequence AATTTTACGGTTACATGTATTCCTAACCCGACGGCAGATCAGTTTCGTAACGTATTTAACGAAGACCTTAAGTCTCTGCCAACCGATGCCCAGGTAGTCATATACTACGCAGGTCATGGAATGACAGCGCAGGAATACAACCTAAACCAGTCTGATACTGAACAGGGCTACCTACTTCCAGTTGATGTAGTATCCAACGACAATGGAGAGGCTCCAGATCTGGCCATTTCCATGGAAGAAATAGCCCACGATCTGGCCGAACTGCCTTTTTCTCAGCTGTTGCTGATTCTCGACTGCTGCTATGCAGGTATGTTTCAGCAGGCTGCCATGAGATTTACTCCTCAAATTACCCTTAAACGATCTGATAGTAAAATCCTAGAATTGGAAACCCCCACGGCTAGTGGGTCAAGTACTGAGCGCGCAATAGCTGGATCGCGGGTTAGTCGACAGGTAAACAAGGAAGAGTTCAATGCATTTATCGGCTACAAAGCCAGACAGATCTTCACCTCTACGGCCTATGACCAGAAAGCAAAAGACAGTTATATGAATGTTACGCTCGAAAACGGGAACTCACCGTTTGCCGATAAGCTCTGCGATGCGTTAAGCTCTGACCAGGAAACAGTAGACAGCAATGATGACATTATCACTCTTTTTGAACTACAAAACTACATGCAGCCCCGCCTGGACCCCTTCCAGCAAGTCTGCTGCATTTTCCCTTTTTCGGGTCATGATGGCGGAGAATTTGTTTTCCTGAACAAGTACTCAAAACAACTTACAACCGATAAACGTCGAAATCCATTTATGGGCTTGCTCGATTATGAATCGAGTGATGCACCGTATTATTTCGGTCGCCGGACCGTGATCGACGAACTAACACCGCTGGTGCTCAACAATCCATTTGTCGTTGTAGTAGGCGCATCGGGGAGTGGCAAATCATCGTTGGTGAAAGCGGGAATTTTACCCAAGATCGAATCAGAACCTCATTTGAAGGTGATTCGACCGGGGAAAAATCCAATGGAAGGCCTGGCAAACTTTTCGGCTCATCCTGAGCAGTTTCTGGTCATTGATCAGATGGAGGAACTCGCTACCCAGACTAACATATATGAACAAGACAAGTTACTTAAGAATTTTTTCCAGGAGGCCTTTAAACTAATCGATACCCAACAGGTTCGGGGAATCATTGGCACGTTACGGATCGAATTCATAAAACCCATCAAAACCGCCGTTGAAGCCATAAGACCAGGCTTTTGGCAGCAGTACCTGGTTCCCACCTTCAGCATTGAAGACCTTAATGATATCATACTCTGCCCGGCGGAACTCGTAAAAGTTTTTTTTCAGCCTGAACGCGAAGTAGTTGGCAAAATCATCAATGATTTCCGGCTATACCCCAATGCATTGCCACTCCTCTCACTGGCTCTGGACGACCTCTTTTCCAGTACATTCCGGATCGATCGCACGATTCGATTGGCGGATTATAAAGGCATTGAAGCTGTCCTGCAAAAGAAAGAACATGTTCTAAAAGAGATTAAGACTACCGATCTCGAATTAGATCAGCACGACATCGATGAATTTCGAAAAAACCTGATGATTCGCTTCGTTTCGTATCAGAATGGAACCTATGTCCGACGAAGAATTCCGACTATCAATGGTGAACTATCGTTTGGTCAGAAGTATGACCAGCTAGCGAAACGCCTGATCAACGCGCTGGCAGAAAACCGGCTCGTCGAGAGAATAGAACCCAAACTCGACAGTAGTTCAGATGCAGTTAAGCAGGAAGGCCATATTGAACTGGCGCATGAAGCGCTGATTTTTTCGTGGGATGAATTCCGGACTTCCCTGCTTGAACTGGGTTCTGATTCGCTCATCCGGCACAATAAACTAGCGGATGATACGACGTTGTATAATCCTGCCGATCCCGAACCATCTCTTTGGACCAATAGCCAAATGCTCGCCCTGCTCAGCAAAGCAGATCGAAGTATCGATACCATGGATTTTATATTGGGTAAATATATACTTCGTCCTATACTGCGTCGGTTTGGCAAAACAGTGCGTCCGCCGTGGACCTATTTTCTGATCTTTGAGCCATTCGAGAGCGTATTTGGTACTATAAACTGGCTACTGACAGCCGAGCAAAATTTCCTTAGAGCAAGTTACAAAGCTGCAGTCGGCAGACGATTTGGAGCGGTTAAAACGACGCTGATCGCCTTTTCGTTTCTTTACGTTGCTCAACTGATGCTGAGTATATATATAGGAAGACGTTATGAGATGAACAATCAGGAGAAAGAAATGATACGTAAAACGAAAGACCTTAAGGAAAAATTAGAGGAAAATACAAAAGATGATATTAATGATAAAATGAAGTCTGCAGAAGCGCTGACTTACATCAACGCCTACGCTGAAGCGCTCAGAAAATACAGCGAACTGGATCATTTTTTAGCGGACAATACGCTCCTCCAGAAAGATAGTATACGCGCCAAACGGGCCGAAATCAGTCAGAAAGTCAAACAGACAAGAAGCCGCCAGACAGCGTTTAATGCCATTACGCAACTTATTAAAAAAGCTGATTCATTGAGTCAGTGGCCCCTTTTACACCCAACGTCGGAAATGGCAGAATCCTGCCTTCATAATACTTATTTTAAGATGGCCGCTGATCGCTATGTGGAGGCTAGCCAATACCTCAATGCCAATAAAATGCTATTCAGGGACAAGTTCTTTTCGCAAACCTGGAATGAATTAAACCGGCAAACCCAGAACGGTCTGAATATATCCACTATTGAACTCAAAAACTTGCAGCGTATTTGTCTGGATGTGAGTGCCGGATTTAACCTGGTTAACGCCAACACAGGAAATTATACCCAGCAACATAGTAAATACAAGAAGATTAGTCAGGCTATCGACGACTACCTGAAGCAGAAGAAACCCAAGCCGAAGAGAAACTAA